One stretch of Enterobacter sp. RHBSTW-00994 DNA includes these proteins:
- a CDS encoding SLC13 family permease produces MNGELIWVLSLLLIAIILFATGKVRMDAVALFVIVAFVLSGTLSLSEAFSGFSDPNVILIAALFIIGDGLVRTGVATIMGAWLVKVAGNSETKMLVYLMVTVAGLGAFMSSTGVVAIFIPVVLSVSMRMQTSPSRLMMPLSFAGLISGMMTLVATPPNLVVNSELLREGLQGFSFFSVTPLGLVILVLGVLYMLLTRFALKGEKQDKSKDGWKRRTFRDLIKEYRLTGRARRLAIRPGSPMVGQRLDDLKLRERYGANVIGVERWRRFRRVIVNVNGVSEFRARDVLLIDMSTADVDLREFCSEQLLEPMVLRGEYFSDQALDVGMAEVSLIPESELLGKTVREMGFRTRYGLNVVGLKRDGVAMEGAVVDEPLLLGDIFLVVGNWKLISQLGQKGRDFVVLNMPVEESDASPAHSQAPHAIFCLVLMVALMLTDEIPNPVAAIIACLLMGKFRCIDAESAYKAIHWPSIILIVGMMPFALALQKTGGVDLVVKGLMDVGGGYGPYMMMVCLFVMCASIGLFISNTATAVLMAPIALAMAKSMEVSPYPFAMMVAMAASAAFMTPVSSPVNTLVLGPGNYKFSDFVKIGVPFTILVMLVCVVLIPVLFPF; encoded by the coding sequence GTGAACGGTGAACTGATTTGGGTCTTAAGCCTGCTGTTAATCGCCATCATTCTCTTTGCTACTGGCAAGGTACGCATGGATGCCGTTGCCTTGTTTGTTATTGTCGCGTTTGTTCTGAGCGGCACACTCTCACTTTCTGAGGCGTTTTCTGGTTTTAGCGATCCCAACGTCATTCTGATTGCCGCCCTGTTTATTATCGGCGACGGCCTGGTGCGCACTGGTGTGGCAACGATTATGGGGGCCTGGCTGGTTAAAGTTGCGGGTAATAGCGAAACCAAAATGCTGGTCTACCTGATGGTGACCGTGGCTGGCCTCGGCGCATTTATGAGTTCCACGGGCGTCGTTGCCATCTTCATTCCGGTGGTGCTCAGCGTCTCGATGCGTATGCAGACATCGCCTTCACGCCTGATGATGCCGTTGAGTTTTGCCGGTCTCATCAGCGGCATGATGACGCTGGTGGCAACACCGCCAAACCTCGTTGTAAACAGTGAACTCCTGCGAGAAGGTTTGCAGGGGTTCAGCTTTTTCAGCGTAACGCCGCTTGGGCTGGTGATTCTGGTTCTGGGTGTCCTTTATATGTTGTTGACCCGCTTTGCCCTGAAGGGGGAAAAGCAGGACAAGTCCAAAGATGGCTGGAAACGACGCACATTCCGCGATCTGATCAAAGAGTACCGCCTGACGGGGCGGGCACGTCGTTTAGCGATTCGACCGGGTTCACCGATGGTAGGCCAGCGGCTGGATGACCTGAAATTACGCGAGCGTTACGGTGCGAACGTGATTGGCGTTGAACGGTGGCGTCGGTTTCGTCGGGTGATCGTGAATGTTAACGGCGTTTCTGAATTTCGGGCGCGTGATGTCCTTCTGATTGATATGTCGACAGCAGATGTTGACCTGCGCGAGTTTTGCAGTGAACAACTGCTTGAGCCGATGGTGCTGCGCGGTGAATATTTCTCTGACCAGGCGCTGGATGTAGGGATGGCTGAAGTTTCGCTCATTCCGGAATCGGAGCTACTGGGCAAAACGGTTCGTGAAATGGGATTCCGCACTCGTTATGGTCTTAATGTTGTTGGCCTGAAGCGCGATGGCGTGGCAATGGAAGGCGCGGTAGTGGATGAGCCTCTCCTGCTGGGGGATATTTTCCTGGTGGTAGGAAACTGGAAGCTGATCAGCCAGCTTGGGCAAAAAGGGCGCGACTTCGTGGTGCTCAATATGCCGGTTGAAGAGAGTGATGCCTCACCCGCACACAGTCAGGCTCCTCATGCTATTTTTTGCCTGGTGCTGATGGTTGCTCTGATGCTAACTGATGAGATCCCCAACCCTGTAGCGGCAATTATAGCGTGCCTGCTGATGGGAAAATTCCGCTGTATTGACGCGGAGAGCGCCTATAAAGCGATTCACTGGCCGAGTATTATTCTCATCGTTGGGATGATGCCTTTTGCACTGGCATTGCAAAAGACGGGCGGCGTTGATCTGGTTGTCAAAGGATTGATGGATGTCGGTGGCGGCTATGGACCATATATGATGATGGTGTGTTTGTTTGTCATGTGTGCGTCGATTGGGCTATTTATCTCGAATACCGCGACTGCCGTATTAATGGCCCCGATAGCGCTGGCAATGGCAAAATCGATGGAGGTCTCGCCTTATCCGTTTGCGATGATGGTTGCGATGGCGGCATCGGCGGCCTTTATGACGCCCGTTTCGTCACCGGTTAACACACTCGTGCTGGGGCCGGGAAACTATAAATTCAGCGACTTTGTGAAGATAGGCGTGCCTTTTACGATACTGGTCATGCTGGTGTGCGTGGTGCTGATTCCGGTGCTATTCCCGTTCTGA
- the yfbR gene encoding 5'-deoxynucleotidase, with protein MSQSHFFAHLSRLKLINRWPLMRNVRTENVSEHSLQVAMVAHALATIKNRKFNGQVNAERIALLAMYHDASEVLTGDLPTPVKYFNSQIAQEYKAIEKIAQQKLIDMVPEELRDIFEPLIDEHSYTEDEKSLVKQADALCAYLKCLEELSAGNNEFLLAKSRLEKTLEARRSDEMDYFMQVFVPSFHLSLDEISQDSPL; from the coding sequence ATGAGTCAGAGCCATTTCTTTGCCCATCTATCCCGTCTTAAACTCATCAACCGCTGGCCGCTAATGCGTAACGTGCGTACAGAAAACGTGTCGGAGCACAGTCTTCAGGTGGCTATGGTGGCCCATGCACTGGCCACAATCAAAAACCGTAAATTTAACGGACAGGTCAACGCAGAACGCATTGCCCTGCTGGCGATGTATCATGATGCTTCTGAAGTACTGACCGGTGATTTACCTACTCCGGTGAAATATTTCAACTCGCAAATTGCCCAGGAATATAAAGCGATTGAAAAAATCGCGCAGCAGAAACTCATCGACATGGTTCCTGAAGAATTACGCGATATTTTTGAACCGCTTATTGATGAACACAGCTATACGGAAGATGAAAAATCACTGGTCAAGCAAGCAGATGCTCTGTGTGCCTACCTGAAATGTCTGGAAGAGCTCTCGGCCGGGAATAACGAATTTTTGCTGGCCAAAAGCCGACTGGAAAAGACTCTGGAAGCACGTCGCAGTGATGAGATGGATTATTTTATGCAGGTCTTTGTGCCAAGCTTTCATTTATCGCTGGATGAGATCAGCCAGGATTCTCCACTTTAG